The genomic segment CACTCCGCGATTCAGATAAAGACACTAATGCTCCTGCCTCATATGTAATTTCGTTTCTTTTCCTGCGCATTGTCTCAAAATGTTCAGTTAAATTTTTATATTTATCGCCCAAAATTGAACTTGTTATTTCCACAACTGTTTTATGTTGAGCACCATTATCCGGAACATATCCTTTTAATAATAACAATGCCCTTCCTGCTTTCAACATTGCCATGTATGCTAAAACATAAGTTGCCCTTTCTGCAATATCCACTATTTTCTTTGCCTCTTCCAAATCAAGTATCGCCTGTTTAAGTAATGCTTCAACCTGAACAATACCGGCCCTTTGCTGTCTTAACTTTCCTTCGGTTTTAAGC from the Elusimicrobiota bacterium genome contains:
- a CDS encoding HEPN domain-containing protein is translated as MIDINTLIKKLKTEGKLRQQRAGIVQVEALLKQAILDLEEAKKIVDIAERATYVLAYMAMLKAGRALLLLKGYVPDNGAQHKTVVEITSSILGDKYKNLTEHFETMRRKRNEITYEAGALVSLSESRSAFNDAISLVKSILEEVKSQNPQLELKFNFFK